One Spiribacter halobius DNA segment encodes these proteins:
- a CDS encoding NADH-ubiquinone oxidoreductase-F iron-sulfur binding region domain-containing protein, protein MRLLERLEAIQARGGAVTDADLQALARDTGTPLYHLEGLRSFYPVFREAPGPVHRVQVCRDAVCRLAGAEPAVAALEAAFAGRDDVALERVSCLGLCDCAPAASLDEAPGALPAPERLSAWLDGGERPPAATAAGGPLPTDPYAGRHEHYATAARWQDADPEAVIRALDEAGLQGLGGAAFPTARKWAFTRAAQGAPRTVICNADESEPGTFKDRLILEAAPHLVIEGMVMGARVIGAGHGIIYLRHEYQRARESIAAALADARGRGLLGEGFDIELFVSPGGYILGEETALLEALEDRRGEPRNKPPFPTNVGLHGGPTLINNVETLAAVTTILAHGPEWWRAQGRGGYSGLKYVSVSGDVVTPGVHCLPWGTPVREAIERCGGVMEGRGVLAFSPGGASTPFLPGSLLDTPLAFETLREAGSGLGTGALVVVAEGRDLADVLLAQARFFRNESCGKCVPCRVGSRKGVALAEAAAAGEVAPGVAEALRTLHGTLARTSICGLGQVALLPVVDALERFADEPSVQRLRGEVPWATSP, encoded by the coding sequence CGATTCAGGCGCGCGGCGGCGCCGTGACGGACGCCGACCTGCAGGCGCTCGCCCGCGACACCGGAACGCCGCTCTACCATCTCGAGGGCCTGCGCAGCTTCTACCCTGTCTTCCGGGAAGCGCCGGGGCCGGTGCATCGTGTTCAGGTCTGCCGCGATGCCGTGTGCCGACTGGCGGGTGCCGAGCCCGCCGTCGCCGCGCTGGAGGCGGCGTTCGCCGGCCGGGACGACGTCGCCCTGGAGCGGGTCTCCTGCCTCGGACTGTGCGACTGCGCGCCGGCGGCGAGCCTGGACGAGGCGCCCGGCGCGCTGCCCGCGCCGGAGCGCCTCAGCGCCTGGCTGGACGGCGGCGAGCGGCCCCCTGCCGCCACGGCCGCTGGTGGGCCGCTGCCCACCGACCCGTATGCCGGCCGCCACGAGCACTACGCCACGGCCGCCCGCTGGCAGGACGCCGACCCCGAGGCGGTGATCCGGGCGCTGGACGAGGCCGGCCTGCAGGGACTCGGCGGCGCGGCCTTCCCCACCGCGCGCAAGTGGGCCTTCACCCGGGCCGCCCAGGGCGCGCCGCGCACCGTCATCTGCAACGCCGACGAGAGCGAGCCCGGCACTTTCAAGGACCGGCTCATCCTCGAGGCCGCACCGCACCTGGTGATCGAGGGCATGGTCATGGGCGCGCGGGTGATCGGCGCCGGCCACGGCATCATCTACCTGCGCCACGAGTACCAGCGGGCGCGCGAGTCGATCGCGGCGGCGCTGGCCGACGCACGCGGCCGCGGCCTGCTCGGCGAGGGCTTCGACATCGAGCTGTTCGTCTCCCCGGGCGGCTACATCCTCGGCGAGGAGACGGCGCTGCTGGAGGCCCTCGAGGACCGCCGCGGCGAGCCGCGCAACAAGCCGCCGTTCCCCACCAATGTCGGCCTGCACGGCGGCCCGACGCTGATCAACAACGTCGAGACCCTGGCGGCGGTGACCACCATCCTCGCCCACGGCCCGGAATGGTGGCGCGCCCAGGGCCGCGGCGGCTACTCCGGGCTCAAGTACGTCAGCGTCTCCGGGGACGTGGTCACCCCGGGAGTGCACTGCCTGCCCTGGGGCACGCCGGTGCGGGAGGCCATCGAGCGCTGCGGCGGGGTGATGGAGGGCCGAGGGGTACTCGCCTTCTCCCCCGGCGGCGCCTCGACGCCGTTCCTGCCCGGGTCGCTGCTGGACACCCCCCTCGCCTTCGAGACCCTGCGCGAGGCGGGCAGCGGGCTTGGCACCGGCGCGCTGGTGGTGGTGGCCGAGGGCCGTGACCTCGCCGACGTGCTGCTCGCCCAGGCCCGGTTCTTCCGCAACGAGTCGTGCGGCAAGTGCGTGCCCTGCCGGGTTGGCTCGCGCAAGGGCGTGGCCCTGGCCGAAGCGGCGGCTGCAGGCGAGGTCGCCCCGGGCGTGGCCGAGGCGCTGCGCACCCTTCATGGCACGCTCGCACGCACGTCCATCTGCGGCCTCGGCCAGGTGGCCCTGCTGCCGGTGGTGGACGCCCTCGAGCGCTTCGCCGACGAGCCTTCCGTCCAGCGACTGCGGGGAGAGGTCCCATGGGCGACGTCACCCTGA
- a CDS encoding 2Fe-2S iron-sulfur cluster-binding protein, with product MGDVTLTIDDRTVTVPAGTSVWEAAARLGIDIPVLCHDPRLRPVGVCRVCAVDTGERTLPASCVREVQEGMQVRTDTDEVQAHRRVLTELLLADQPPVSRREATTGHDQLYALARRLGVGTIPWPDGAEGHPRGEDWSSPVIAVDHQACILCDRCVRACDEIQHNDVITRSGKGYATRIAFDLDAPMGESSCVSCGECVAVCPTGALTHRALPAAAAGEGSQP from the coding sequence ATGGGCGACGTCACCCTGACCATCGACGACCGGACCGTCACGGTGCCTGCCGGCACCAGCGTCTGGGAGGCGGCGGCCCGGCTCGGCATCGACATCCCCGTGCTCTGCCACGATCCGCGCCTGCGGCCGGTGGGTGTCTGCCGGGTCTGCGCTGTGGACACCGGCGAGCGGACGCTGCCTGCGTCCTGCGTGCGCGAGGTGCAGGAGGGCATGCAGGTGCGCACCGATACCGACGAGGTGCAGGCGCACCGCCGCGTGCTCACGGAGCTCCTGCTTGCCGACCAGCCACCGGTGAGCCGCCGCGAGGCCACTACCGGCCATGACCAGCTCTATGCCCTGGCGCGCAGGCTCGGCGTGGGGACGATCCCCTGGCCGGATGGCGCCGAGGGTCATCCCCGCGGCGAGGACTGGAGCTCGCCGGTGATCGCCGTCGACCACCAGGCCTGCATCCTCTGCGACCGCTGCGTGCGCGCCTGCGACGAGATCCAGCACAATGACGTCATCACCCGCAGCGGCAAGGGCTACGCCACCCGCATCGCCTTTGACCTGGACGCCCCCATGGGCGAGAGCAGCTGCGTGTCCTGCGGCGAGTGCGTCGCGGTGTGCCCGACGGGCGCGCTCACCCACCGGGCGCTGCCCGCTGCCGCGGCGGGGGAGGGAAGCCAGCCATGA
- the fdhF gene encoding formate dehydrogenase subunit alpha: MKRFEAGAAAPALDEIREVPTLCPYCGVGCALAYGVDRAGTIHYARGRDGASNAGRLCVKGRYGFDYTSHPQRLTRPLVRRDAAYPRGPLSAFSRPGASGPRKPGGIVDYAEVLPHFREASWAEALDRVAAGLAGVRDRHGADAVAGFGSAKGSNEEAYLFQKFIRAVIGTNNVDHCTRLCHASSVYALMEGIGSGAVTNVVRDVENAEVAVIAGCNPTANHPVAATFIKQAAAAGTKLLAVNVRRPGLADYAQQYCQIRPGTDVAFYNAVMHVLIDEGLHDRAFVAERTEGFEALRAVVARYSPEAVAGITGVPADEIAGFARTLGRARSAMFFWGMGISQHVFGTDNARCLIALALLTGNIGRPGTGLHPLRGQNNVQGASDAGLIPMYYPGYQKVADATVRARFEGLWGVPLSPEPGLTTAEITHAALEGRIRALYCMGENPFLSDPDVNRVRESLSSLEFLAVQDIFLTETAEFADVVLPASSFMEKRGSYTNTDRRVQLGRPVREPPGEAREDWRIIAALARRLGHDWDYADEAAIFDELVAAAPLYANLSHERLGDNGRWYPCPSPESDGERLLFTERFPIGRGRFVPAELGEAPDLPDAEYPLVLNTGRQLEHWHTGVMTRRSLALDALAPEARVEVHPDDAERLGIADGDWTRLTSRRGSVQVQAKVTDDVALGTLFLPMHFREAAANLLTSPELDPYGKIPEFKICAVRLERLATPHGEIAQHNDTSDTA, from the coding sequence ATGAAGCGTTTCGAGGCCGGCGCCGCTGCCCCGGCACTGGACGAGATCCGCGAGGTGCCGACCCTCTGCCCGTACTGCGGCGTGGGCTGCGCGCTCGCCTACGGGGTCGACCGCGCCGGCACCATCCACTACGCCCGCGGCCGGGACGGGGCCTCCAACGCCGGGCGCCTGTGCGTGAAGGGCCGCTATGGCTTCGACTACACGAGCCACCCCCAGCGCCTGACCCGCCCGCTGGTGCGCCGGGACGCGGCCTACCCGCGGGGCCCGCTGTCCGCGTTCTCCCGCCCGGGCGCCAGCGGGCCGCGCAAGCCCGGCGGCATCGTCGACTACGCCGAAGTGCTGCCGCACTTTCGCGAGGCGAGCTGGGCAGAGGCGCTGGATCGCGTCGCCGCCGGGCTGGCCGGCGTGCGCGACCGTCACGGCGCGGACGCCGTGGCCGGGTTCGGCTCCGCCAAGGGCTCCAACGAGGAGGCCTACCTCTTCCAGAAGTTCATTCGCGCGGTGATCGGCACCAACAACGTCGACCACTGCACCCGCCTCTGTCACGCCTCCTCGGTGTACGCACTGATGGAGGGCATCGGCTCCGGGGCGGTGACCAACGTCGTGCGTGACGTGGAGAACGCCGAGGTGGCGGTGATCGCGGGCTGCAACCCCACCGCCAACCACCCGGTGGCCGCGACCTTCATCAAGCAGGCGGCGGCTGCGGGCACGAAGCTGCTGGCGGTGAACGTGCGCCGCCCCGGGCTCGCCGACTACGCGCAGCAGTACTGCCAGATCCGACCCGGCACCGACGTCGCCTTCTACAACGCGGTGATGCACGTGCTCATCGACGAGGGCCTGCACGATCGCGCTTTCGTCGCCGAGCGCACCGAGGGCTTCGAGGCCCTGCGCGCGGTGGTGGCCCGCTACAGCCCGGAGGCGGTGGCCGGGATTACCGGCGTGCCGGCGGACGAGATCGCGGGCTTTGCGCGCACCCTCGGGCGGGCGCGCTCGGCGATGTTCTTCTGGGGCATGGGCATCAGCCAGCATGTGTTCGGTACCGACAACGCCCGCTGCCTGATCGCCCTGGCACTGCTTACGGGCAATATCGGCCGTCCCGGCACGGGCCTCCATCCCCTGCGCGGGCAGAACAACGTCCAGGGCGCCTCCGATGCCGGGCTCATCCCCATGTACTACCCGGGCTATCAGAAGGTGGCGGACGCGACGGTGCGGGCGCGCTTCGAAGGGCTCTGGGGCGTGCCGCTGTCGCCGGAGCCGGGGCTCACCACCGCCGAGATCACCCACGCCGCACTGGAGGGGCGGATCCGCGCCCTGTACTGCATGGGCGAGAACCCGTTCCTCTCCGACCCGGACGTGAACCGGGTGCGCGAGTCCCTCTCGAGCCTGGAGTTCCTGGCGGTGCAGGACATCTTCCTCACCGAAACCGCGGAGTTCGCGGACGTCGTGCTGCCGGCGAGCTCGTTCATGGAGAAGCGCGGCAGCTACACCAACACCGACCGCCGCGTGCAGCTTGGCCGCCCGGTGCGCGAGCCCCCCGGCGAAGCGCGGGAAGACTGGCGCATCATCGCGGCCCTGGCGCGCCGGCTCGGGCATGACTGGGACTACGCCGACGAGGCGGCGATTTTCGACGAGCTGGTGGCGGCAGCGCCGCTCTATGCCAACCTCAGCCACGAACGGCTCGGCGACAATGGGCGCTGGTATCCCTGCCCGTCGCCGGAGTCCGACGGCGAACGGCTACTCTTCACGGAGCGCTTCCCCATCGGCCGCGGCCGTTTCGTGCCGGCGGAGCTCGGCGAGGCGCCGGATCTGCCGGACGCCGAGTACCCGCTGGTGCTCAACACCGGGCGGCAGCTGGAGCACTGGCACACGGGCGTGATGACCCGGCGCTCGCTGGCGCTGGACGCCCTGGCCCCGGAGGCGCGGGTGGAGGTGCACCCGGACGATGCCGAGCGCCTCGGCATCGCCGACGGCGACTGGACGCGCCTTACCTCCCGGCGCGGCAGCGTGCAGGTGCAGGCGAAGGTCACCGATGACGTCGCCCTGGGCACGCTTTTCCTGCCGATGCACTTCCGCGAGGCCGCCGCCAACCTCCTCACCAGCCCGGAGCTCGACCCCTACGGCAAGATCCCCGAGTTCAAGATCTGCGCCGTGCGCCTGGAGCGGTTGGCAACCCCGCACGGGGAGATTGCTCAACACAACGACACATCGGACACGGCGTAG
- a CDS encoding type II toxin-antitoxin system TacA family antitoxin: protein MPTRRAAREDRIELRATNEEKQLLATAAAYERLDVTTYIMRTMLPAAREVVDRAERIVLSERDSARVLDLLENPPEPTPALMAAARRRAERA from the coding sequence ATGCCGACCCGCAGAGCGGCCCGCGAAGACAGGATTGAGCTGCGAGCTACCAATGAGGAAAAGCAGCTGCTGGCGACGGCGGCCGCCTATGAGCGGCTGGACGTAACCACCTACATCATGCGTACTATGCTGCCGGCCGCCCGCGAGGTGGTGGACCGGGCAGAGCGCATCGTGCTCAGCGAGCGCGACAGCGCGCGCGTGCTGGACCTCCTGGAGAACCCGCCCGAGCCGACTCCGGCTCTGATGGCCGCTGCGCGTCGCCGTGCCGAGCGTGCCTGA
- a CDS encoding GNAT family N-acetyltransferase, which translates to MPAFRLGRLAVDRSVQGQGLGGELLLAAGERALAVATEVGGVALAIDAKDEAAARSYARFSAQPLLDDPLKLILPLSVIAEAIEKAAEQSS; encoded by the coding sequence GTGCCGGCCTTCCGCCTCGGGCGCCTGGCCGTCGATCGATCCGTACAGGGCCAGGGCCTCGGCGGCGAGCTGTTGCTGGCCGCGGGAGAGCGAGCACTGGCCGTGGCTACGGAAGTTGGCGGCGTCGCACTCGCCATCGACGCGAAGGACGAGGCCGCGGCACGCTCGTACGCGCGATTCAGCGCGCAGCCACTGCTGGACGATCCGCTCAAGCTCATCCTCCCCCTCAGCGTCATTGCCGAAGCAATCGAGAAGGCCGCAGAGCAGTCCAGCTAA
- a CDS encoding transposase has product MRNGTRLGLQRWLCRDCGRSCTATIGTALSRLRGKHKSETYARCLDQGMTVREAAEEVGQFRWPLTPPQRADARCPSKAPAAGPGFMLRMEWPRGDTNQRGVERR; this is encoded by the coding sequence ATGCGAAACGGCACCCGGCTCGGGCTCCAGCGCTGGCTGTGCCGGGATTGCGGGCGAAGCTGCACGGCGACCATCGGCACCGCGCTCTCGCGCCTGCGGGGCAAGCACAAGTCCGAGACCTACGCCCGATGCCTGGATCAGGGGATGACCGTGCGGGAGGCCGCCGAGGAGGTGGGTCAGTTTAGGTGGCCACTGACACCGCCCCAGCGGGCAGACGCTCGTTGCCCCAGCAAGGCGCCGGCTGCAGGCCCCGGTTTCATGCTTCGGATGGAGTGGCCCAGAGGAGACACGAATCAGCGGGGTGTGGAGCGCCGATAG
- a CDS encoding helix-turn-helix transcriptional regulator: MAKIHKRTYSRYALEALALLGKSIRLGRMQRRLTAQELAERIGVSRSTLQRIEKGDPRVEIGLVLEAATIVGVKLFDADEKGIAALTARTDDRIALLPRHVYKAGRRVEDEF; this comes from the coding sequence ATGGCGAAGATACACAAGCGGACCTATTCGCGCTACGCGCTCGAGGCCCTGGCGTTGCTGGGCAAGTCGATCCGGCTCGGGCGCATGCAGCGCCGGCTCACCGCCCAGGAGCTCGCCGAGCGTATCGGCGTCTCGCGCAGCACCCTTCAGCGCATCGAAAAGGGCGACCCCAGGGTGGAGATCGGGCTGGTGCTAGAGGCGGCCACCATCGTCGGCGTCAAACTGTTCGACGCTGACGAGAAGGGCATTGCGGCCCTTACGGCCCGGACAGACGACCGCATCGCGCTGCTGCCGAGGCACGTCTACAAGGCCGGCAGGCGGGTCGAGGATGAGTTCTAG
- a CDS encoding type II toxin-antitoxin system HipA family toxin, which produces MSSSIPEYDEAYVWAWLPGATEPVVAGRLHAHDGVVSFNYGKSYLARSDAIPLYLPELPLEAGELPLLPGLTMPGCIRDAAPDAWGRRVILNRKLGVRADEFTQVDLPELAFLLESGSDRIGALDFQRSPTVYEPRSPVNATLEELMDAAERVEKGIPLSPDLDQALHHGTSIGGARPKALIEDGGVRHVAKFSSSSDLYSVVKGEFIAMRLARHCGIDAAPVSLVRAGGKDVLLVERFDRARADGGWQRHAMVSGLTMLGLDEMLARYASYQDLAEIIRHRFTAPAETLRELFARIVFNILCGNTDDHARNHAAFWDGATLTLTPAYDICPQGRSGQEATQAMLISGQNRMSRMASCLQAAHHFLLSEADAIALIECQLARIGENWRPVCDEAELGEADRNLFWGRQFLNPYAFTALEGRAGAIKTLAEDIRDDASA; this is translated from the coding sequence ATGAGTTCTAGTATTCCAGAATACGACGAGGCCTATGTCTGGGCCTGGCTGCCGGGCGCGACCGAGCCGGTCGTCGCCGGGCGACTCCACGCCCATGACGGGGTGGTGAGCTTCAATTACGGCAAGAGCTATCTCGCACGATCAGATGCGATTCCGCTTTACCTGCCGGAGCTGCCACTGGAAGCCGGCGAACTGCCGCTGCTCCCCGGCCTCACCATGCCCGGCTGCATTCGCGACGCCGCGCCCGACGCCTGGGGTCGCCGCGTCATCCTCAATCGCAAGCTTGGCGTCAGGGCTGACGAGTTCACGCAGGTCGATCTCCCGGAGCTGGCCTTCCTGCTGGAATCCGGCTCCGACCGGATCGGCGCGCTCGATTTTCAGCGCTCGCCGACGGTGTACGAGCCGCGCTCGCCGGTCAATGCGACGCTCGAAGAGCTGATGGACGCCGCCGAGCGGGTGGAGAAGGGCATTCCGCTCTCGCCGGACCTCGATCAAGCGCTCCATCACGGCACCTCGATCGGCGGCGCGCGCCCGAAAGCCCTGATCGAGGACGGCGGGGTGAGGCATGTCGCCAAGTTCTCCTCGTCCTCCGACCTCTACAGCGTCGTCAAGGGCGAGTTCATCGCGATGCGGCTCGCCCGTCATTGCGGCATCGACGCGGCACCGGTTTCGCTGGTCCGCGCCGGTGGCAAGGATGTCCTGCTGGTCGAGCGCTTCGACCGGGCGCGCGCTGACGGGGGCTGGCAGCGGCATGCGATGGTCTCGGGCCTCACGATGCTTGGCCTCGATGAGATGCTGGCGCGCTACGCCAGCTATCAGGATCTCGCCGAGATCATCCGCCATCGCTTCACGGCGCCGGCCGAGACGCTGCGCGAGCTCTTCGCCCGCATCGTCTTCAATATCCTTTGTGGCAACACCGACGATCACGCCCGCAACCATGCGGCCTTCTGGGATGGCGCGACGCTCACCCTCACGCCCGCCTATGATATCTGCCCGCAGGGGCGGTCCGGCCAGGAAGCGACGCAAGCCATGCTGATCAGCGGCCAGAACCGCATGAGCCGGATGGCCTCATGCCTTCAGGCCGCGCACCACTTCCTGCTGTCCGAGGCTGACGCGATTGCGCTCATAGAGTGTCAACTCGCCCGTATTGGCGAGAATTGGCGTCCTGTCTGCGACGAAGCGGAGCTTGGAGAGGCAGACCGCAACCTGTTCTGGGGGCGTCAGTTCCTCAACCCCTACGCCTTTACGGCACTGGAGGGGCGCGCGGGTGCCATCAAGACGCTGGCCGAGGACATTCGCGACGACGCTTCGGCGTGA